The Yersinia entomophaga nucleotide sequence GCCAGAACTGGCTGGGTTGGCCTGGGAATACATCGGTGAACAGCAACTATTAGAATTATTTAAAAATGAAGTAAGGGAAAGAAAATTATTTTCTGGGGTTTACTCATTACAAGACATTAGTATTTTATCTGGAGAAACAGGACGGAAATATTGGTTGAAAGTTCGTGAATATCATGTTGGCTGGATTTTATTATCGCGTGCACCAATTTATTTAATACCAATAAAAGGCGAAACTGAGTCATTAAGACATTTACCGATAATGAGTAAATGGATTCTAGGAACCAGTAACATCAGTTATAGACTATTAAATTTATTGGAATTGAGAGATGTTCTTCTAGTGCAACATATTTTGATGGAACTTAAGATATCAGATAAGGCTATAGCAACATTTTTATATCAGGATCAGGGAGCGATTATTGTGGACACATTAGTTGATAACGAAGGAAATACTGAAAATGATTTTTTGGATGTTTTGAACGAGAATCCAGACGAGGAATTAATCGCTTTTCCTATAAAAATGTCCGAAATATCAGTTGTTTTAACTTTCGTTCTTGGTAAAAAGTCA carries:
- a CDS encoding FliM/FliN family flagellar motor switch protein, giving the protein MFNFRRVTRQHALIIKQQFDYEPQVLPETIAANRTYAIFQLHCSKERLIGAIDLVDWCRYIWPELAGLAWEYIGEQQLLELFKNEVRERKLFSGVYSLQDISILSGETGRKYWLKVREYHVGWILLSRAPIYLIPIKGETESLRHLPIMSKWILGTSNISYRLLNLLELRDVLLVQHILMELKISDKAIATFLYQDQGAIIVDTLVDNEGNTENDFLDVLNENPDEELIAFPIKMSEISVVLTFVLGKKSISLDELSKIQAGFQFELEQEMEKKIKIYANNHLFAEGELIYIDDDLGIEVTKMATLGKIE